Proteins co-encoded in one Arachis hypogaea cultivar Tifrunner chromosome 11, arahy.Tifrunner.gnm2.J5K5, whole genome shotgun sequence genomic window:
- the LOC112723647 gene encoding nucleosome assembly protein 1;3 isoform X2 has translation MSNDKDAFNVSDLTTALIQENRADLVNALKNKIQSLAGQHSDVLESLTPSVRKRVEVLREIQGQHDELEAKFFEERAALEAKYQKMYQPLYTKRFEIVNGVTEVEGIAEEKTADAEEDEEKGVPAFWLNAMKNNEVLAEEISERDEGALKFLKDIKWSRIDNPKGFKLEFYFDTNPYFTNTVLTKTYHMIDEDEPILEKAIGTEIQWHPGKCLTQKILKKKPKKGSKNAKPITKTENCESFFNFFNPPQVPEDDEDIDEDMAEELQNQMEQDYDIGSTIRDKIIPHAVSWFTGEAIQGEEFGDLEDDDEDDIEEDDEEDDDDEEDEDEDEEDEDEETKTKKKVFHKGGRAPAGEGQQGERPPECKQQ, from the exons ATGAGCAACGACAAAGATGCCTTCAACGTTTCGGATCTCACTACTG CTCTCATCCAAGAGAACAGAGCTGACCTTGTCAACGCTCTCAAG AACAAGATACAGAGTCTCGCGGGGCAGCACTCCGATGTTCTAGAGTCTCTGACACCTAGTGTGCGGAAGAGGGTTGAGGTCCTCAGAGAGATCCAG GGTCAACATGATGAACTAGAGGCAAAATTTTTTGAGGAGAGAGCAGCTCTTGAGGCTAAGTACCAAAAAATGTATCAGCCATTGTATACAAAG CGCTTTGAGATAGTTAATGGTGTTACTGAAGTTGAAGGAATAGCAGAGGAGAAAACTGCAGATGCTGAAGAGGATGAAG AAAAAGGAGTGCCTGCTTTTTGGCTCAATGCAATGAAAAACAATGAAGTGTTAGCTGAAGAG ATTTCAGAGCGTGATGAAGGTGCTCTCAAGTTTCTCAAAGATATCAAGTGGAGCAGGATAGACAACCCAAAAGGATTCAAGCTTGAGTTTTATTTCGATACTAATCCTTATTTCACAAACACTGTTTTGACAAAAACATATCACATGATTGATGAGGATGAGCCAATATTGGAAAAAGCAATTGG GACTGAAATTCAATGGCACCCAGGGAAATGCTTGACGCAGAAGATTCTTAAGAAAAAGCCCAAGAAGGGTTCAAAGAACGCAAAACCTATTACGAAGACTGAAAACTGTGAaagtttcttcaatttcttcAATCCACCACAAGTTCctgaagatgatgaagatatTGATGAAGATATg GCCGAGGAACTTCAGAATCAGATGGAGCAAGACTATGACATTGG GTCAACAATAAGGGATAAGATTATACCTCATGCTGTGTCATGGTTTACTGGTGAGGCCATTCAAGGAGAGGAGTTTGGAGACCtggaagatgatgatgaagacgaCATTGAAGAGGATGAtgaagaggatgatgatgatgaggaagatgaggatgaggatgaagaggatgaggatgaagaaaccaagaccaaaaagaagGTATTTCAT AAGGGTGGAAGAGCACCGGCTGGTGAAGGTCAACAGGGTGAGCGACCTCCAGAGTGCAAGCAGCAGTAG
- the LOC112723648 gene encoding small ribosomal subunit protein bS16cy, with product MTVRIRFARFGCTHRPFYRIVAADSKSTRDGGSLEILGFYDPLAGNDSDRKMALKFERVKYWLSVGAQPSEAVERLLLRAGLLPPPPIVAAGGPRGTSSVGTSNQEQPADANRDDGVSPEAIFSIGLQVN from the exons ATGACGGTTAGGATTCGCTTTGCAAGGTTTGGTTGCACCCACCGCCCCTTCTATCGTATCGTTGCCGCTGATAGCAAATCCACCAGAGATGGCGGCTCCCTTGAAATTCTCGGTTTCTATGACCCTTTGgcag gGAATGATAGTGACAGAAAGATGGCTCTCAAATTCGAGAGAGTGAA GTATTGGCTTTCTGTTGGAGCTCAACCTTCGGAAGCAGTAGAGCGTCTTCTACTGCGAGCAGGGTTACTTCCTCCACCACCAATAGTGGCAGCAGGTGGACCACGTGGTACGAGCTCTGTCGGTACATCCAACCAGGAACAGCCAGCTGATGCCAACCGCGATGATG GTGTATCTCCAGAAGCTATCTTTTCAATTGGCTTACAAGTTAACTGA
- the LOC112723647 gene encoding nucleosome assembly protein 1;2 isoform X3 translates to MSNDKDAFNVSDLTTALIQENRADLVNALKNKIQSLAGQHSDVLESLTPSVRKRVEVLREIQGQHDELEAKFFEERAALEAKYQKMYQPLYTKRFEIVNGVTEVEGIAEEKTADAEEDEEKGVPAFWLNAMKNNEVLAEEISERDEGALKFLKDIKWSRIDNPKGFKLEFYFDTNPYFTNTVLTKTYHMIDEDEPILEKAIGTEIQWHPGKCLTQKILKKKPKKGSKNAKPITKTENCESFFNFFNPPQVPEDDEDIDEDMAEELQNQMEQDYDIGSTIRDKIIPHAVSWFTGEAIQGEEFGDLEDDDEDDIEEDDEEDDDDEEDEDEDEEDEDEETKTKKKKGGRAPAGEGQQGERPPECKQQ, encoded by the exons ATGAGCAACGACAAAGATGCCTTCAACGTTTCGGATCTCACTACTG CTCTCATCCAAGAGAACAGAGCTGACCTTGTCAACGCTCTCAAG AACAAGATACAGAGTCTCGCGGGGCAGCACTCCGATGTTCTAGAGTCTCTGACACCTAGTGTGCGGAAGAGGGTTGAGGTCCTCAGAGAGATCCAG GGTCAACATGATGAACTAGAGGCAAAATTTTTTGAGGAGAGAGCAGCTCTTGAGGCTAAGTACCAAAAAATGTATCAGCCATTGTATACAAAG CGCTTTGAGATAGTTAATGGTGTTACTGAAGTTGAAGGAATAGCAGAGGAGAAAACTGCAGATGCTGAAGAGGATGAAG AAAAAGGAGTGCCTGCTTTTTGGCTCAATGCAATGAAAAACAATGAAGTGTTAGCTGAAGAG ATTTCAGAGCGTGATGAAGGTGCTCTCAAGTTTCTCAAAGATATCAAGTGGAGCAGGATAGACAACCCAAAAGGATTCAAGCTTGAGTTTTATTTCGATACTAATCCTTATTTCACAAACACTGTTTTGACAAAAACATATCACATGATTGATGAGGATGAGCCAATATTGGAAAAAGCAATTGG GACTGAAATTCAATGGCACCCAGGGAAATGCTTGACGCAGAAGATTCTTAAGAAAAAGCCCAAGAAGGGTTCAAAGAACGCAAAACCTATTACGAAGACTGAAAACTGTGAaagtttcttcaatttcttcAATCCACCACAAGTTCctgaagatgatgaagatatTGATGAAGATATg GCCGAGGAACTTCAGAATCAGATGGAGCAAGACTATGACATTGG GTCAACAATAAGGGATAAGATTATACCTCATGCTGTGTCATGGTTTACTGGTGAGGCCATTCAAGGAGAGGAGTTTGGAGACCtggaagatgatgatgaagacgaCATTGAAGAGGATGAtgaagaggatgatgatgatgaggaagatgaggatgaggatgaagaggatgaggatgaagaaaccaagaccaaaaagaag AAGGGTGGAAGAGCACCGGCTGGTGAAGGTCAACAGGGTGAGCGACCTCCAGAGTGCAAGCAGCAGTAG
- the LOC112723647 gene encoding nucleosome assembly protein 1;2 isoform X1, protein MSNDKDAFNVSDLTTALIQENRADLVNALKNKIQSLAGQHSDVLESLTPSVRKRVEVLREIQGQHDELEAKFFEERAALEAKYQKMYQPLYTKRFEIVNGVTEVEGIAEEKTADAEEDEEKGVPAFWLNAMKNNEVLAEEISERDEGALKFLKDIKWSRIDNPKGFKLEFYFDTNPYFTNTVLTKTYHMIDEDEPILEKAIGTEIQWHPGKCLTQKILKKKPKKGSKNAKPITKTENCESFFNFFNPPQVPEDDEDIDEDMAEELQNQMEQDYDIGSTIRDKIIPHAVSWFTGEAIQGEEFGDLEDDDEDDIEEDDEEDDDDEEDEDEDEEDEDEETKTKKKPSHKKGGRAPAGEGQQGERPPECKQQ, encoded by the exons ATGAGCAACGACAAAGATGCCTTCAACGTTTCGGATCTCACTACTG CTCTCATCCAAGAGAACAGAGCTGACCTTGTCAACGCTCTCAAG AACAAGATACAGAGTCTCGCGGGGCAGCACTCCGATGTTCTAGAGTCTCTGACACCTAGTGTGCGGAAGAGGGTTGAGGTCCTCAGAGAGATCCAG GGTCAACATGATGAACTAGAGGCAAAATTTTTTGAGGAGAGAGCAGCTCTTGAGGCTAAGTACCAAAAAATGTATCAGCCATTGTATACAAAG CGCTTTGAGATAGTTAATGGTGTTACTGAAGTTGAAGGAATAGCAGAGGAGAAAACTGCAGATGCTGAAGAGGATGAAG AAAAAGGAGTGCCTGCTTTTTGGCTCAATGCAATGAAAAACAATGAAGTGTTAGCTGAAGAG ATTTCAGAGCGTGATGAAGGTGCTCTCAAGTTTCTCAAAGATATCAAGTGGAGCAGGATAGACAACCCAAAAGGATTCAAGCTTGAGTTTTATTTCGATACTAATCCTTATTTCACAAACACTGTTTTGACAAAAACATATCACATGATTGATGAGGATGAGCCAATATTGGAAAAAGCAATTGG GACTGAAATTCAATGGCACCCAGGGAAATGCTTGACGCAGAAGATTCTTAAGAAAAAGCCCAAGAAGGGTTCAAAGAACGCAAAACCTATTACGAAGACTGAAAACTGTGAaagtttcttcaatttcttcAATCCACCACAAGTTCctgaagatgatgaagatatTGATGAAGATATg GCCGAGGAACTTCAGAATCAGATGGAGCAAGACTATGACATTGG GTCAACAATAAGGGATAAGATTATACCTCATGCTGTGTCATGGTTTACTGGTGAGGCCATTCAAGGAGAGGAGTTTGGAGACCtggaagatgatgatgaagacgaCATTGAAGAGGATGAtgaagaggatgatgatgatgaggaagatgaggatgaggatgaagaggatgaggatgaagaaaccaagaccaaaaagaag CCATCACATAAG AAGGGTGGAAGAGCACCGGCTGGTGAAGGTCAACAGGGTGAGCGACCTCCAGAGTGCAAGCAGCAGTAG